The following are encoded together in the Cervus elaphus chromosome 23, mCerEla1.1, whole genome shotgun sequence genome:
- the LOC122681771 gene encoding lysozyme-like protein 1, which translates to MKAAGILALMGCLVTVIEPKIYTRCKLAKIFSRASLDNYRGFSLGNWICMAYYESHYNTTAQTRLEDGSTDYGIFQINSDTWCRSAKLQEKNRCHVACSALITDDLTDAIICAKKIVKETDGMNYWQGWKKNCEGRDLSEWKKGCEVS; encoded by the exons ATGAAGGCTGCTGGTATTTTGGCCCTGATGGGCTGCCTGGTCACAGTCATTGAGCCCAAAATCTACACTCGATGTAAACTGGCAAAAATATTTTCGAGGGCCAGCCTGGACAATTACCGAGGCTTTAGCCTTGGAAACT GGATCTGCATGGCCTACTACGAGAGCCACTACAACACCACGGCTCAGACCCGGCTGGAGGACGGAAGCACCGACTACGGCATCTTTCAGATTAACAGTGACACGTGGTGCAGAAGCGCGAAGCTACAGGAGAAAAACCGCTGTCACGTGGCCTGCTCAG CCTTGATCACTGATGACCTCACGGATGCAATTATCTGTGCcaagaaaattgttaaagaaacGGATGGCATGAACTACTG gcAAGGCTGGAAGAAGAACTGTGAGGGCAGAGACCTGTCTGAATGGAAAAAGGGATGCGAGGTTTCGTGA